A single genomic interval of Camelina sativa cultivar DH55 chromosome 11, Cs, whole genome shotgun sequence harbors:
- the LOC104724020 gene encoding protein RRP6-like 2, with protein sequence MSDGNMDVDDSPLSWKVKSLEALVDGSFSKSLSKLSSSSRLIPASRDFHFYYNFDEFKRPIDEIAATSQSVLETIGESEQVWEKSMKFPGDVDEVDAEDWLCNVNDEFIERFDVSVDEFKRIRKKEEEIGRPVAYDGDDGFQMVYGKKKKPVGNVITGSAAKNTNGGGSMIDVKLAERERNSSGKAKVPFHVPTIKKPQEEYNILVNNANQPFEHVWLERSEDDQRVMHPLEKLSVIDFVDKDVNEMEPVKPLSLEETPFKFVQDVKDLKELVAKLRSVEEFAVDLEHNQYRSFQGLTCLMQISTRTEDYIVDTFKLRIHIGPYLREIFKDPKKKKVMHGADRDIIWLQRDFGIYVCNLFDTGQASRVLNLERNSLEFLLQHFCGVTANKEYQNADWRIRPIPEEMIRYAREDTHYLLYIYDGMRLELQRMAKDDAHTDSPLLEVYKRSYDVCTQLYEKELLTENSYLHVYGLQAAGFKAAQLAIVAGLCEWRDFIARAEDESTGYVLPNKVLLDIAKEMPLSVGKLRRMLKTKHPYIERNVDSVVSVIRQSVQNYAAFESAALSLKDASPGTVMDKNIEPIIEKKDVYTGDVASPSLKDNSLQVESTRGLNTVAASTSEGRGLGTGLFGSAKVSAAVRISKKPSSGLGALLGSAASKKKFRTDEKVKEDVKLEQIRSSVNLSFPSFTEKLPESRSATGTSKVHGKPEEVSTTMPASVSKEDGVTELKDDSEEASEIAGTSGRVSVCEVSSSETGDIILLENDDGDAKKVETEDEPMSLSELSTNFQKCFNSMKKSNKAQKQTEFINIEPFDYEAARKELKFGEGQKGRQGKKEAGAGQKKKGSGPEQSEFGQGKRRQAFPASGNRSATFKS encoded by the exons ATGAGCGACGGTAACATGGACGTCGACGATTCACCGCTTTCTTGGAAGGTAAAGTCCCTGGAAGCATTAGTCGATGGTTCTTTCTCGAAGTCTCTCTCGAAACTCTCATCGTCTTCCCGTTTGATTCCGGCGAGTAGAGATTTCCATTTTTACTACAATTTCGATGAGTTCAAACGCCCAATCGACGAGATAGCTGCAACCTCGCAGTCGGTTCTCGAGACGATCGGTGAATCCGAGCAGGTTTGGGAGAAATCGATGAAGTTCCCTGGCGATGTTGATGAAGTTGACGCCGAGGATTGGCTTTGTAACGTGAATGATGAATTTATCGAGAGATTTGATGTTTCGGTTGATGAGTTTAAGAGGAttaggaagaaagaagaggaaattgGTCGGCCTGTGGCTTACGATGGGGATGATGGGTTTCAGATGGTttatgggaagaagaagaagccggtTGGTAATGTGATTACTGGCTCGGCGGCTAAGAATACTAACGGTGGTGGTTCAATGATTGATGTTAAGTTGGCTGAGAGGGAGAGGAATTCATCTGGCAAAGCTAAAGTTCCTTTCCATGTACCAACCATAAAGAAGCCTCAAGAGGAGTATAATATCTTGGTGAACAACGCTAATCAACCGTTTGAGCATGTTTGGTTGGAGCGGAGCGAAGACGATCAGCGGGTTATGCATCCCCTG GAGAAACTTTCAGTGATTGACTTCGTTGACAAAGATGTAAACGAGATGGAACCTGTTAAGCCCCTTTCATTGGAAGAGACTCCATTCAAGTTTGTTCAAGACGTGAAAGATCTGAAAGAATTAGTTGCTAAATTGCGTAGTGTTGAAGAGTTTGCG gTTGATCTGGAGCATAATCAGTATCGATCTTTTCAAGGATTGACATGCTTGATGCAAATTTCCACCAGAACAGAGGATTATATAGTTGATACATTTAAGCTTCGTATTCACATTGGTCCTTACCTAAGGGAGATATTCAAAgaccctaaaaagaaaaag GTAATGCATGGAGCAGATCGAGATATTATCTGGCTTCAACGGGACTTCGGCATATATGTCTGCAATCTCTTTGACACAGGACAG GCCTCAAGGGTGCTAAATTTGGAGAGAAATAGCCTGGAGTTTCTTTTGCAGCATTTTTGTGGAGTTACTGCAAATAAAGA ATACCAAAATGCAGACTGGAGAATACGACCCATTCCGGAGGAAATGATAAG ATATGCAAGAGAAGATACCCACTACCTTTTGTACATATATGATGGAATGAGACTAGAACTGCAAAGAATGGCAAAGGATGACGCGCATACTGATTCTCCTCTGCTTGAG GTCTACAAGCGGAGTTATGATGTGTGCACACAACTATATGAGAAAGAGCTATTGACCGAGAATTCATATCTTCATGTCtatgg GCTTCAAGCAGCGGGCTTCAAAGCAGCTCAACTTGCCATTGTTGCG ggGCTCTGTGAATGGAGGGATTTCATTGCACGTGCAGAGGACGAGAGCACTGGTTATGTGTTACCAAACAAAGTTCTCCTTGATATAG CCAAGGAGATGCCTCTTAGTGTTGGCAAATTGCGTCGGATGTTGAAAACAAAGCATCCTTATATCGAGCGGAATGTTGATTCGGTGGTCAGTGTCATCAGGCAGTCAGTGCAAAATTATGCTGCATTTGAGTCTGCTGCTCTATCTTTAAAAGATGCGTCTCCTGGAACT GTAATGGATAAGAATATTGAACCTATTATTGAGAAGAAAGACGTTTACACAGGAGATGTAGCTTCTCCAAGTTTGAAGGATAATTCTTTGCAAGTTGAAAGTACCAGAGGCCTAAATACGGTTGCAGCAAGTACTAGTGAAGGGAGAGGTTTAGGCACCGGCTTGTTTGGTTCTGCTAAG GTTTCTGCGGCTGTTCGGATCTCTAAGAAACCAAGCAGTGGTTTAGGAGCATTGCTGGGAAGTGCAGCATCGAAGAAGAAATTTCGAACTGATGAGAAG GTGAAGGAAGATGTGAAGCTTGAACAGATAAGATCATCTGTAAACCTGTCATTCCCGTCGTTTACAGAAAAACTTCCCGAGTCAAGGTCAGCTACTGGAACATCGAAGGTTCATGGGAAGCCTGAAGAGGTGTCCACTACTATGCCAGCCTCTGTTTCCAAGGAGGATGGTGTGACAGAGTTGAAAGATGATTCAGAAGAAGCCTCAGAAATTGCTGGTACTTCGGGTAGAGTTTCAGTGTGTGAAGTATCTAGTTCCGAGACTGGTGATATTATACTATTAGaaaatgatgatggtgatgcgAAAAAAGTTGAGACTGAAGATGAACCAATGTCTCTCTCGGAGTTGTCCACAAACTTTCAGAAGTGCTTTAACTCCATGAAAAAGAGCAACAAGGCCCAAAAGCAGACCGAGTTTATAAACATAGAGCCGTTTGATTATGAAGCAGCAAGGAAAGAGTTGAAATTTGGGGAAGGGCAAAAGGGCAGACAAGGAAAGAAAGAAGCTGGAGCAGGTCAGAAAAAGAAGGGGTCTGGTCCGGAGCAGTCAGAGTTTGGTCAAGGAAAACGTCGTCAAGCCTTTCCGGCATCCGGGAACCGAAGTGCGACCTTTAAAAGTTAG
- the LOC104728200 gene encoding uncharacterized protein LOC104728200, whose product MILSHSLSRPEHVWEETWNILSEDIEDKKREEYNNPDLNLTEAQIKNYALQEIEKIMLSNGESLKNIGNFPQPSTEGLDNSNRLIAEEMRYDRDDLKEKHSEWVQMLTSEQKDVYDKITGAVFKDLGGVFFLYGFGGTGKTFMWKTLSAAIRCRGLIVLNVASSGIVSLLLEGGRTAHSRFVIPWVVDDYSLCKIKPNSDLANLIKEASLIIWDETLMMSKYCFECLDQSFSDILGNVENKVFAGKVVVFGGDFRQILHVINGAGRAEIVLLSLNSSYLWDHCEVLKLTKNMRLLKKNLSVEETREIQEFSDWLLAVGDGRISEPNGEAVIDIPEEFLITEADNPIEAICREIYGNPELLCDNSNVEFFQKRVILAPTNDDVNIINQYMLEKLESEEMTYLSVDSIDPTYVDSLKNPAITPDFLNSIKLSGLPHHTLRLKVGAPVMLLRNIDPKGGLCNGTRLQITQMTNHVVEAKVITGDRIGDIVLIPQIVLTPSDTKLPFKMRRR is encoded by the exons ATGATTCTTTCTCATTCATTATCAAGACCAGAACATGTTTGGGAAGAAACGTGGAATATTTTATCTGAAGATATTGAAgacaagaagagagaagaatatAACAATCCAG atctCAACTTAACTGAAGCACAAATAAAGAACTATGCTCTGCAAGAGATAGAAAAGATTATGCTGTCTAATGGAGAGTCTCTTAAAAATATTGGAAACTTCCCCCAACCATCTACTGAAGGTCTTGATAATTCTAATCGGTTAATTGCGGAAGAAATGAGGTATGATCGTGacgatttaaaagaaaaacatagtgAATGGGTTCAAATGCTAACATCTGAGCAGAAAGATGTTTATGATAAGATAACTGGCGCTGTTTTTAAAGATCTTGGTggagttttctttctttatggTTTCGGCGGAACAGGGAAAACTTTTATGTGGAAGACCTTATCAGCTGCTATTAGATGTAGAGGATTGATAGTACTTAATGTTGCATCCAGTGgaattgtttctttgttgttagAAGGTGGTAGGACAGCCCATTCAAGATTTGTTATACCTTGGGTAGTGGATGATTATTCGTTATGTAAGATAAAGCCTAATTCGGATCTTGCAAATCTCATAAAAGAAGCATCTCTAATTATCTGGGACGAAACACTAATGATGAGCAAGTACtgttttgagtgtttagaccaAAGCTTCTCTGACATTCTTGGTAACGTCGAGAACAAGGTTTTCGCAGGTAAGGTTGTGGTTTTTGGAGGTGACTTTAGGCAGATCCTTCATGTCATAAATGGTGCTGGAAGGGCTGAAATAGTGTTATTATCTCTAAATTCTTCTTATTTGTGGGATCATTGTGAGGTGCTCAAGCTGACTAAGAATATGCGCTTactcaaaaaaaacttaagcgTGGAAGAAACTAGGGAGATTCAAGAGTTTTCAGATTGGCTATTAGCTGTTGGTGATGGAAGGATTTCTGAACCTAATGGTGAAGCAGTCATTGATATTCCAGAAGAATTTTTGATCACAGAAGCAGATAATCCAATCGAAGCTATATGTAGGGAAATATATGGCAATCCTGAATTGTTGTGTGATAACAGTAATGTTGAATTCTTTCAGAAGAGGGTCATTTTAGCACCAACCAATGATGACGTCAACATAATAAACCAGTATATGTTAGAGAAATTAGAAA GTGAAGAGATGACCTACCTAAGTGTTGATAGCATTGATCCTACATATGTAGATTCCCTGAAGAATCCAGCGATTACACCTGACTTTTTAAATAGTATAAAGCTATCAGGTTTGCCACATCACACCCTACGTTTGAAAGTTGGAGCTCCTGTTATGTTGCTTAGAAATATTGATCCTAAGGGTGGTCTATGTAATGGTACTAGACTTCAGATTACACAAATGACTAATCATGTTGTAGAAGCAAAAGTAATAACAGGAGATAGGATTGGTGATATAGTGTTGATTCCACAGATAGTTCTCACACCATCAGATACGAAACTCCCATTCAAAATGCGTCGAAGATAA
- the LOC104728201 gene encoding TATA box-binding protein-associated factor RNA polymerase I subunit B-like, whose protein sequence is MMITYQCDALVEKFNVTPFIIGLLGPIFLRFVSLSGVFDDGWADKAIEDSELQSNGEVRNREVKRYKAEEPRNLYGKRAVTIWLSQLKRVLPVSTSLAISFLACHKAGSPVLPTDIVRWAREGKIPYLSCFLKIRKHMGERSAACPVSASAMFRPIQILSAQGLEARAASIADIIGLPLPPVNFYGIASNYLKRLSIPEDNVLELVCLIKNWSMPSGLYLSTNKLRLPTRVYVMSIILVAIRMLYNINGFGVWERSLGFVEASEVDTEFSDVTKETEFDSEELLKNLEMKYYEVAAETFEYEKGLLSYLLHGKDEFFAGLEEASADDRYRTVYNLWNSYPKDEDFERFQTPSKRGRDWEDDLSLNQLSLNDDKLRDGNNPCSSYSRERETESMDCDEPSLECVSSSPHNHNHKEKSKERVIRRLITDMGENWFCYIPPREKVKRGDYLQYGRKKDGGGLIYAAHADYYILLRVCAKVAEIDARNMHRAVLSFERRLAWIEKKIDHVLQLAPLSIRNRDTKTHLDEPSLESKSFSDLDVSSYCKDIHIDLASRDTVSV, encoded by the exons ATGATGATAACTTATCAGTGCGATGCATTGGTTGAGAAATTTAATGTGACGCCGTTTATTATCGGTTTGCTCGGACCTATCTTCTTACGGTTCGTGTCACTCTCTGGCGTCTTCGATGATGGTTGGGCTGATAAGGCCATTGAAGACTCCGAGCTTCAATCAAATG GAGAAGTAAGGAATCGAGAGGTAAAGAGGTATAAAGCAGAAGAACCTCGCAACTTATACGGTAAAAGAGCAGTAACGATATGGTTAAGTCAGCTTAAAAGGGTTCTGCCTGTATCGACTTCTCTAGCGATATCTTTCCTTGCTTGTCACAAAGCTGGATCACCGGTTCTACCCACGGATATAGTGAGATGGGCGCGAGAAGGAAAGATTCCGTACCTTTCTTGTTTTCTCAAGATTCGTAAGCATATGGGAGAGCGATCAGCTGCGTGTCCTGTATCAGCAAGTGCCATGTTTAGACCTATTCAGATTCTTTCTGCTCAGGGATTAGAAGCTCGAGCCGCTTCGATTGCTGACATTATTGGTTTGCCTTTACCTCCTGTGAATTTCTATGGTATAGCTTCAAACTATCTTAAGCGGTTATCTATCCCAGAGGATAACGTTCTTGAACTGGTGTGTCTCATTAAGAACTGGTCGATGCCTTCGGGTTTATATTTGTCGACGAACAAGCTTAGGCTTCCCACTCGTGTCTATGTCATGTCTATAATTCTTGTAGCTATAAGGAtgctttataatatcaatggtTTTGGTGTTTGGGAACGGAGTTTGGGTTTTGTTGAAGCTAGTGAAGTAGATACAGAGTTTTCAGATGTCACGAAAGAAACTGAATTTGACAGTGAGGAGCTTTTGAAGAATCTTGAAATGAAATATTACGAGGTTGCAGCTGAAACATTTGAGTATGAAAAGGGTCTCTTGTCATATTTATTACACGGCAAAGACGAGTTCTTTGCTGGTTTAGAAGAAGCATCAGCTGATGACAGATACAGAACTGTTTATAACTTGTGGAATAGTTACCCGAAAGACGAG GATTTTGAACGGTTTCAGACTCCATCCAAGAGGGGAAGAGATTGGGAAGATGATTTATCACTTAACCAACTGTCCTTGAACGATGATAAGTTGAGGGATGGAAACAATCCTTGTAGTAGTTATTCAAGAGAAAGGGAAACCGAGTCAATGGATTGTGATGAGCCATCTTTGGAATGTGTTTCATCATCACCACATAATCATAATCacaaagagaaatcaaaggagAGAGTGATACGAAGACTAATAACAGACATGGGGGAGAATTGGTTCTGTTACATACCGCCTCGCGAGAAAGTAAAGAGAGGAGACTATCTTCAATATGGGAGGAAAAAAGATGGTGGAGGATTGATATACGCGGCTCATGCAGATTACTATATTCTTTTACGGGTTTGCGCTAAGGTCGCTGAGATTGATGCGAGGAATATGCATAGAGCTGTGCTGAGCTTCGAGAGAAGATTGGCTTGGATTGAGAAAAAGATAGATCATGTTTTGCAGCTAGCTCCACTTTCTATCCGTAATAGAGACACAAAGACGCATTTGGATGAGCCGAGCCTAGAGAGTAAATCTTTTTCAGATTTGGATGTTTCGAGTTATTGTAAGGATATCCACATTGATTTGGCGAGTAGAGATACTGTCAGTGTCTGA